Proteins from a genomic interval of Sphingobacterium sp. SYP-B4668:
- the lipB gene encoding lipoyl(octanoyl) transferase LipB encodes MNKKVQYIDWGLVDYQDAWDRQEGIFKTLLDIKHQNRVQHTDLPTDNYLIFTEHPHVYTLGKSGHVDNLLLDNLGLVEKNATFYKINRGGDITYHGPGQIVGYPILDLDNFFTDIHLYLRTLEEAIILTLQDYGIVAGRYPGYTGVWLEPDNDRARKICALGVRASRWVTMHGFAFNVNTDLSYFGNIVPCGIDDKDVTSMERELGHKLEMNAVKDKLKGHIADLFHMELG; translated from the coding sequence ATGAACAAAAAAGTACAATATATCGACTGGGGCCTAGTAGATTACCAAGATGCTTGGGATAGACAAGAAGGAATTTTTAAAACTTTGCTGGACATAAAACATCAAAATCGTGTGCAACATACGGACCTTCCCACGGACAATTACTTGATTTTTACCGAGCACCCACACGTATATACCCTCGGGAAGAGTGGCCATGTAGACAATCTATTATTGGATAATTTAGGGTTAGTTGAAAAAAACGCTACTTTCTATAAAATTAACCGAGGAGGGGACATCACTTACCACGGCCCTGGACAGATTGTAGGATACCCTATCCTTGATTTGGACAACTTCTTTACGGATATCCACCTATATCTCCGTACACTCGAAGAAGCCATTATCCTGACACTCCAAGACTATGGAATTGTAGCTGGACGCTATCCAGGATATACGGGCGTGTGGTTAGAACCTGACAATGATAGAGCACGAAAAATTTGCGCATTGGGCGTCCGCGCCAGTCGTTGGGTGACCATGCATGGCTTTGCATTCAACGTCAACACCGACCTAAGCTACTTTGGCAACATTGTTCCATGTGGAATTGACGACAAGGACGTCACCTCTATGGAGCGCGAGCTAGGTCACAAACTGGAAATGAATGCGGTAAAAGACAAACTAAAAGGACATATCGCTGACCTTTTCCATATGGAGCTTGGCTAG
- the hflX gene encoding GTPase HflX, translating to MAWTRIHDTAIKPETAILVSVITPDTTEAKAREYLEELQFLVETAGGITKGIFTQKLSYPDKATFIGSGKMDEIKSFVDAEEIDIVVFDDELSPSQLRNIENHFKVKILDRSNLILDIFASHAKTAQAKTQVELAQLQYLLPRLTRMWTHLERQRGGIGMRGPGESQIESDRRMILNKISLFKERLKSIDKQNETQRKNRGEMIRVALVGYTNVGKSTIMNMISKSDVLIENKLFATLDTTVRKVVIDNLPFLLSDTVGFIRKLPHHLVECFKSTLDEVREADVLIHVVDISHPNFEDHIHAVNETLKDLGALDKPVVTVFNKIDAYKPAVEEGDEGEERQVTLDEFKNSWMAKNSAPAIFISATHKTNVEEFKQQLYDIIVKMHNDRYPYNNLLY from the coding sequence ATGGCTTGGACTAGAATACACGACACCGCTATAAAACCCGAAACAGCAATACTTGTATCCGTAATTACACCTGATACAACAGAAGCAAAAGCACGGGAATATTTAGAAGAGCTTCAATTTTTAGTGGAGACTGCCGGCGGTATTACCAAAGGCATTTTTACCCAAAAACTGTCCTATCCTGACAAAGCCACTTTCATCGGAAGCGGCAAGATGGATGAAATCAAATCATTTGTAGACGCCGAAGAGATCGATATTGTTGTGTTTGATGACGAATTGAGTCCCTCACAACTCCGCAATATCGAAAACCACTTTAAGGTAAAGATATTGGACCGTTCTAACTTAATATTGGACATCTTTGCTAGCCATGCAAAGACCGCACAAGCAAAGACTCAGGTCGAATTAGCCCAACTACAGTACCTTCTGCCGCGATTGACACGTATGTGGACCCACTTGGAGCGCCAGCGAGGCGGCATCGGGATGCGTGGACCTGGCGAATCTCAGATTGAGTCCGATAGACGGATGATTTTGAACAAGATATCCCTCTTCAAGGAGCGGCTCAAATCTATCGACAAACAGAATGAAACCCAACGTAAAAACAGAGGAGAGATGATTCGCGTTGCGTTAGTGGGCTACACCAACGTTGGGAAATCGACCATCATGAATATGATATCCAAATCAGATGTACTGATCGAGAACAAACTCTTTGCAACACTAGACACAACTGTCCGTAAAGTTGTCATTGACAATCTCCCCTTTTTGCTATCAGACACTGTCGGTTTCATCCGTAAGCTTCCGCATCATCTAGTGGAATGTTTCAAATCGACATTAGACGAAGTCCGTGAGGCCGACGTGCTGATTCACGTTGTAGATATTTCGCATCCAAATTTCGAGGACCATATCCATGCTGTCAACGAAACGCTGAAAGACCTTGGCGCATTAGACAAGCCTGTCGTGACTGTCTTCAACAAGATAGATGCCTATAAGCCAGCCGTCGAGGAGGGAGATGAAGGAGAAGAACGGCAAGTAACACTGGATGAATTCAAAAATAGCTGGATGGCAAAAAACTCTGCCCCTGCCATTTTTATCTCCGCTACACACAAGACAAATGTAGAAGAGTTCAAGCAACAGCTGTATGATATTATCGTCAAAATGCACAACGATAGGTATCCATATAATAACCTGTTATATTAA